ttagtcgggcacagaactcgataccgaataataagaatttcctgtaatagctgaaataggaaaatattacgatgtcagtaaatagatgtttaatttctttcgtttgattcaatttctaaatttgatgacttgatcccgaacattccagtgacgtcacttttagtaggagtgaatgaaacggcagtcagtcccgccgaacagtgacgtcacaatcacctgaatgacgtcgcttacatgtTTCCCAAGGTAGTacaaaggagtacacactcattcggtttagtgaatgcatatTTTCTTGATAATCAAAGAAGCATTTCGCTTcgagcgaaatcgtgtaaatagcaggcaatttgttttcgttttgaataccatcttctgtatgtataatgaaaaagttgcaggataaacagaatacacggccactatcttacaatacaagttttattttggtgtcgataGGGAAAACCGAGttgactcggcaaaacctcttcatctcatctcatcgcacaaacgatagcagcatcgatattaattatagcaaaataaaaatgtccaacgttggaaatattgcaagttcattcattatttacataaaccagtaattagaataatcatttatttcatctagactaaataatttgcaaatcccatacaccgcctgcaatgatatgtccttggcctatcgctacccacgatgctctcgatcgtggtcttatatcatgtaacttttcatgggatgttaaatctagatatatctgttttcgacagttaaatttctatgaacacgTGTAAAataagcagtctcaactgctattccaaGACCGTAAAATGctatcttggtcacctcagccaaaacataggggcacgcaaattaagACAGAAACGTTTAATAGTAATTTGAtacatgtcatttaaaagtattggagaccttttgatatgcacgtgtatatcatgacgtttcaagtgacTGCCCGTATTATCTTTTGTGGAAAATGAATTATACCTATATGTTATAAAactcggttagcttttttatgtcattattgttatatacactgtatgcggtatttaaacgaaaacacatattttacatatttttacataaGAAGCCAATgagatatatattatgtaagtatcGATTAGCTTGtaacataataaaattgataatgatgaCCAAAGATGATCTTTGACCatcattatcaatttcattCGTTTAAATaccacatacagtgtatataacaataatgacataaaaaagctaaccgagtTTTATaggtataattcatttttcacatcTTCGATGAGGTTACAGCACTTACGAAGTTGAAGTTTTGCCGTATGGCGCAGATATAGTCAACTAATTATATAACACGAcgtcgggaaacataatacgacctgcgttatgaaaattaacattttgtttattttaataaagttgttcagaaggtgaaGTGGGCCTtttcctttgtttgtttgtttgtttgattaattaacgtcctattaacagccagggtcatgtaaggacggcctcccatgtatgctgtgttgcgtgtatgttgtgcgaggtgcgtgttttgggagactgcggtatattccaAGTTTTCAGTCTAATCATAtacttggacaagttggtgaaatacataatatacGCATAACATGTTAGAAACAAGCATAACATTTCTTTAAAAACTGTACAAGCCTTACTTTGTTTAAGAATTTCCCTTGCAAACGACagtttttacaagtaggtcaCGATCAGCTAGCTAACAGTACTAgttaggttatatatacacccaTGCGCTGATCTATCGTGTAGCGCCGCCTTGTGtgatttctgaaaataatgtcagacaaccagaaaaaacattcggacttctctgggtttatctaatgacaatttgtttgcaataatttccccACTGTTACCCCTTCTacacatgaaatcttcaacaacaactaaccaatcaacacacgtaaatagttttggccagccaatcaaagtgaacagactatttataaccatgtgaatTCCCATCAACATGGCAGGAAAAGCGACCGATTCTAATAGCTACCATCCTGGGATGGTAGCAATATCAATAACTTGTTACTACCCGTgtatgttatttgtatataactGGAATCGCCTTTGTGTTGGTAAAGTGTCGTAAAATATCGTTTTGGTTTCATTTAATCAGCACACCTGTACGGCGTCAAACTTGGCTTGATATCGGtgtggaatgttaattgtctcaaAAGCCAGACGATGGCCAAtacggctgatatgggccacgCGTAAGGATGACAAAACAGTTACTCTAGTAAAACAGTTGCCAAacgagtaaaatgacaaaacacgTTGGCAAGTGCTTTTTACTAAAGCAGTTGCCACGACAATTACACAAATGTGTGTGCAACTACagtttagtaaagcagttgccatgtcggTTGATATGAGCCATCGTAGTTATGGCCTGCGGATATATATAGCAATAATGTCTTCCTGGTAAATTACCAGTCTAGTTTGGGACATTGACAATACttttatgaatttttaaaataaaactacttatattatattacgtcccattgttaataattatttagaATTAGttgtaatttgaaataataattttaaaataaaattaattatattccGATAAATCTTAATAATTCTAGGTAATGTACAACGTAATTTGACTTTACAAACGAACAAAACTGATATTGTGTTTGTGTAagcaaattacaaaaaaatatctaCATGACTTCGACATATTCATGATAATTATGCTGTTATTAGAAGAAATATTAAAGTAAATTAATGTAATGATACAATTCAAAGGAAGTTCTTTGTTATTGTGTAAGTTCTACATGTAACAAAGTTGTTTAAATAACGCAAGAGGAACATATTTCAACTTATGTGAACCCAGCATAAAACTGCATTGGGTATTCCTCAAATCGTTCAAATAAttaaatgtgtgtatatatctttaaattatatttttaatgtatatatatatcatatctttAAGTGTCAtgatattaaatgttaaaagaaCTTCCATATGAGTAAGCATAGAACTACAGTATAATCATGAATAAGTCACAGAGTATATAAAATTTTAGCGATAAATTTTTACATtgctttaaagggacaattcggtctaagagaacattaaaatttgtacatatcgAAAaccccccagttctaatggaaattagatcagtcggttttactgtgatgatATGCCAGAAAACCCCGTGGTgttgaaatgtgtgtgaaatgttcaaactcgctcgctgtccgccattacgcATTGTGGTCGAACGTCTTGagtgccgaacccagtcccttgctcgtaaagtaatgcaacttttgtctggaacagtagtttgtttaccttattaggtgaattgtcttgcctaaaaataatttttatcacctcctcagtggttatagTTCATTTGTTCGGcgtgcatgactttggctcgggtatgggtacagcgtacacaTGCACCTACTTAaacgtattgatcaacgatttataatttcaacggtatcaattaaaatacttaataatgacgtggaatttgtcaatattttatatttacactagctaggcttgttcactatgcgcaaatactagccgattttgtttaccataactgcatggtaacattgaacttgcgtatgaaaactTACGTATGAAAGTGTTCTATTCAACTTAAAGGGGctacttatatataaaaaaaaaaaaagaaacacatggctttgttttcattttgacgcaacattacgtgtatattgttgtttttcatagaattttggaaaaatgcaaacaatacatatatgttttatatttatatatgatgccaacattttttaaattaacaattttataaagaaacaggaaaatatcccgaccggggcgacgtgcagtgctatcaaatgtaaacattgcctctgtgtctgtgttcgtcctacgatcgagtctttggggtggacgggcgtgagaccctctgacagaggtcagttataaacatatcattttttctttgttctttgagaatttataaaacatgcacctctagtaatccacgtgttgacagttacgcgtcaccacaaatataTTGTACcaatcgaacacaagtgaaattGTTCCGTctgtagatggcgatggatcttaACGTAGATTACACAATCACATGGCTCCTAatgatgtaatatcgtcaaggcagacgacaatctcaaacacgttGAGCTACTTGAACCATCGGTGtattgacaacttcggcaaactaaattgtgtaagcgtgtgtcagcttcgcctcgctgcacaaaacggccaccgagttcacacatgtggccgagtaatgttattatatatattaacttttagcaaaattgaatattgaataaaatatttaactttttgtcgtcgcggatgaaaaATTCTACCTTACGCGAAGAGTCATCATGCGCTGTTCAGTTGAGTAAGCttctcccacttttgaccgacttttattgaataattacgtcacattcaaatgacgattttattgcataaaatataaataaaaaagtcgtTTAGGGATTGGACTGCgattttatgttaaccatgcttgaatggagcaattcctctaagaatatattctatggggcgcgttcaATTATCGggtataaatgtacatgatgCAATATTATAATTGAATAATTTGACCTGGGGCACAGTGTTTTTTTATACGTACGTCTGGTAAGCGCATGTTCATTGATGTTAATAAACGAGATTAAATGACCATTATATAGAAATTACCAGGTGCATAGCTGTTTAATTCACGTACTGATAGATTTTAAGTTCCAGGAGTGAAAAGAGAGGGATTAAAAGATTGTATAGGAATTgggtaataatatacatttgcAACGGGGGTTCCTACTATATATCATCAAAGTTGTATgattaatttcaatgaaataggTCATTTTTTAGAAAATGATGTGCATATTCTGTAACAAtttatatagaaaattgtgAGAGAGTGTGTTTTTTAGAGAGggtgtgttttgtttgtttgcttgttatTTTGCCTTGTTTTCTTATACGTTTCAGAAAATTAAAAGGGCGCCAGATAGAAAATAACGCAACAATTAACTGAATATTGGttataattttaatgtattcatttattatattcatacaaaatttatttatttcagtcAGACTCTACAATTCATACGGCGAGGAGTATTGGTCATTGGAATACTGTGTATAGTGATGATGTATTTTTTCACAACAATTAACCAACATCAAGGGAACAAGAATCAACCAGCTTTTATGGTGAAGTCCTATTCTGCAAAGGTAAACCATATGACGTCAAATTCTGTGAAGTTAAACAATGAGACAGTAAAAGTTCTGTATTACAACAGACCCGAATGGGTTTCAGGGAAAGAGTTTAGCAGTTGTAAAAACCGATGCGAACTGATTTCTGGATCAAAAGCATTATCCTCCGCAAAGTTTGTAATTTTCCATGGACCACGTTTAACAAGTACGGTTCCTCCTAAGAAGTCACGTGGCCAAGTTTGGATCATGCATGGAATGGAGTCTCCGGTGCATTATTTTGTTGACTTATCTAATtggaaaaatgtatttaattggACATTTACGTTTAGGAGAGATTCCGACGTTACATGCCTTTATTctgattttcaatattttcaagaaaGTAATAAATCAATGTCGGATCAATGGAAAGTAAAGAACAGGACCGCAGCTTGGATGGTCTCAAATTGTAGAACCCCTAGTAAACGAGACAAATACGTTAGACATCTCCGCAAGTCTGCTGATGTTCACATCTATGGTAAATGTGGGGCATATAAATGTCCTAAATCTACTGAAAGCAGTTGCTTGGGAATACTTAAAAAGCATTACCGGTATTATCTTGGATTTGAAAATTCATTGTGTGTAGATTATGTAACAGAAAAAGGATATAAGACCTATAGGTTTTCTCCTTCAACAATTCCGGTTCTGCGTGGTGGATTAAATTATTCGCTTTACTTCCCTCCCGGATCATACCTTGATACAAAGAACTTTGAAAGTGCTATTGCACTAGGGAAGACAATGAGTGCGAATACAATAGATAATTTGGATAGATTTTTTGCATGGACTAAATACTTTTCTAAGAAA
The nucleotide sequence above comes from Argopecten irradians isolate NY chromosome 1, Ai_NY, whole genome shotgun sequence. Encoded proteins:
- the LOC138319844 gene encoding glycoprotein 3-alpha-L-fucosyltransferase A-like isoform X1 → MDSSTVANHSQTLQFIRRGVLVIGILCIVMMYFFTTINQHQGNKNQPAFMVKSYSAKVNHMTSNSVKLNNETVKVLYYNRPEWVSGKEFSSCKNRCELISGSKALSSAKFVIFHGPRLTSTVPPKKSRGQVWIMHGMESPVHYFVDLSNWKNVFNWTFTFRRDSDVTCLYSDFQYFQESNKSMSDQWKVKNRTAAWMVSNCRTPSKRDKYVRHLRKSADVHIYGKCGAYKCPKSTESSCLGILKKHYRYYLGFENSLCVDYVTEKGYKTYRFSPSTIPVLRGGLNYSLYFPPGSYLDTKNFESAIALGKTMSANTIDNLDRFFAWTKYFSKKPNLMATDKWCDLCKHIHNAENYKRLYSNIKHWLDDYHRGGCKFPTDL
- the LOC138319844 gene encoding glycoprotein 3-alpha-L-fucosyltransferase A-like isoform X2, with the translated sequence MRQTLQFIRRGVLVIGILCIVMMYFFTTINQHQGNKNQPAFMVKSYSAKVNHMTSNSVKLNNETVKVLYYNRPEWVSGKEFSSCKNRCELISGSKALSSAKFVIFHGPRLTSTVPPKKSRGQVWIMHGMESPVHYFVDLSNWKNVFNWTFTFRRDSDVTCLYSDFQYFQESNKSMSDQWKVKNRTAAWMVSNCRTPSKRDKYVRHLRKSADVHIYGKCGAYKCPKSTESSCLGILKKHYRYYLGFENSLCVDYVTEKGYKTYRFSPSTIPVLRGGLNYSLYFPPGSYLDTKNFESAIALGKTMSANTIDNLDRFFAWTKYFSKKPNLMATDKWCDLCKHIHNAENYKRLYSNIKHWLDDYHRGGCKFPTDL